From the Oleiharenicola lentus genome, one window contains:
- a CDS encoding Co(2+)/Mg(2+) efflux protein ApaG, with protein MPASLELPGLKVHLDNLVYRHGGEQLPPDKPHAFIYFLTIRNDSDRIVTLLGRKWIIEHADGTRLVVEGDKIVGETPTLASGEHFSYNSYHVGHCDARATGSFHGVDEDGQRIYVRIPAFDMTIPRG; from the coding sequence ATGCCCGCGTCGCTTGAACTGCCCGGTCTCAAGGTCCATCTGGACAACCTGGTCTATCGCCACGGCGGAGAGCAGCTACCGCCTGACAAGCCGCACGCGTTCATCTACTTCCTCACCATTCGCAACGACTCCGACCGCATCGTCACCCTGCTCGGACGGAAATGGATCATCGAGCACGCCGACGGCACGCGCCTGGTCGTCGAGGGCGACAAGATCGTCGGCGAGACCCCTACACTCGCCTCGGGAGAGCATTTTTCCTACAACAGCTACCACGTCGGCCACTGCGACGCCCGGGCAACGGGCAGCTTTCACGGCGTGGACGAGGACGGCCAGCGGATCTATGTGCGCATCCCGGCGTTTGACATGACGATTCCACGGGGTTGA
- the purH gene encoding bifunctional phosphoribosylaminoimidazolecarboxamide formyltransferase/IMP cyclohydrolase — MEKLALLSVSDKRGLVDFATALVKQHGYRLLSTGGTAKLLAGAGLPVTEVSEHTGFPEMMEGRVKTLHPKIHGGLLCRRDKEDHLAAARQHGIGLIDLVVVNLYPFEQTVAKPHVEFEEAIENIDIGGPSMLRSAAKNHESVTVVCDPDDYASVIVGLANPAGMGALRRKLALKVFQRTGAYDTAIAKYLEGQQAEPDLEALSGFPASYSLTLKKAQSLRYGENPHQKAALYGTFHDHFQQLQGKELSYNNILDITSATYLIGEFERPTVAILKHTNPCGVASADSLIEAWHKAYATDRQAPFGGIIVVNQTLGVDVAEQIKDIFTEVIIAPRFSDEALAIFAKKKNLRLMIAKEGIGADALQEVRSVVGGVLVQDRDRSMEKMAACEIVTKRQPTADEWASMLFGWKVGKHVKSNAIVYCRGEQTLGIGAGQMARVDSSRIAVWKAGEAKLDLKGSVVASEALFPFADGLIAAADAGATCAIQPGGSVRDEEVIKAADERGMAMVFTGVRHFKH, encoded by the coding sequence ATGGAAAAGCTCGCGCTGCTCTCGGTCAGTGACAAACGCGGTCTGGTGGACTTCGCCACGGCCCTCGTCAAACAGCATGGTTACCGCCTGCTCTCGACCGGCGGCACGGCCAAGCTCCTCGCCGGCGCGGGTCTGCCGGTGACCGAGGTTAGCGAGCACACGGGTTTCCCGGAGATGATGGAAGGTCGTGTGAAGACCCTGCACCCGAAGATCCACGGCGGCCTGCTGTGCCGCCGCGACAAGGAAGACCACCTGGCTGCGGCCCGCCAGCACGGCATCGGGCTGATCGACCTCGTGGTGGTTAACCTCTATCCCTTCGAGCAGACCGTCGCGAAGCCGCACGTCGAGTTCGAGGAGGCGATTGAAAATATCGACATCGGCGGACCGTCCATGCTGCGCAGCGCCGCAAAGAACCACGAGAGCGTGACCGTCGTCTGCGATCCCGACGACTATGCCTCGGTGATTGTCGGGCTGGCCAACCCCGCCGGCATGGGCGCGCTGCGCCGGAAGCTTGCGCTGAAGGTCTTCCAGCGCACGGGCGCCTACGACACCGCCATCGCGAAGTATCTCGAGGGCCAGCAGGCCGAACCCGACCTCGAGGCCCTGAGTGGATTCCCGGCGAGTTACTCGCTCACATTGAAGAAGGCGCAGAGCCTGCGTTACGGCGAGAATCCCCACCAGAAGGCCGCGCTCTATGGCACCTTCCACGACCACTTCCAGCAGCTGCAGGGCAAGGAGCTCAGCTATAACAACATTTTGGACATCACTTCGGCGACCTACCTGATCGGCGAATTCGAGCGTCCGACGGTGGCGATCCTGAAGCACACGAATCCCTGCGGCGTCGCCAGCGCCGACTCACTGATCGAAGCGTGGCACAAGGCCTACGCGACTGACCGGCAGGCGCCGTTCGGCGGCATCATTGTCGTCAATCAGACCCTCGGCGTGGACGTCGCCGAGCAGATCAAGGACATCTTCACCGAGGTCATCATCGCCCCGCGGTTCTCCGACGAGGCGCTGGCGATCTTCGCCAAAAAGAAGAATCTCCGTCTCATGATCGCCAAGGAGGGCATCGGCGCCGACGCCCTGCAGGAAGTACGTTCCGTGGTCGGTGGCGTGTTAGTGCAGGACCGCGACCGCTCGATGGAAAAGATGGCGGCCTGCGAGATCGTGACCAAGCGCCAGCCCACGGCCGACGAATGGGCCTCGATGCTCTTTGGCTGGAAGGTCGGCAAGCACGTCAAATCGAACGCCATCGTCTATTGCCGCGGCGAGCAGACGCTCGGCATCGGCGCCGGGCAGATGGCCCGCGTGGACAGCTCGCGCATCGCCGTGTGGAAGGCCGGTGAGGCCAAGCTCGACCTCAAGGGCTCGGTCGTGGCCAGCGAGGCGCTGTTCCCCTTTGCCGACGGCCTGATCGCCGCCGCCGACGCCGGTGCCACCTGCGCCATCCAGCCGGGCGGCTCGGTGCGCGACGAGGAAGTCATCAAGGCCGCCGACGAGCGCGGCATGGCGATGGTCTTCACCGGCGTGCGGCATTTTAAGCACTGA
- a CDS encoding M48 family metallopeptidase: MKTIFLWVPVAALLVLAGCYTVPETGRRSMIIIPPNEELQMGAAAFTEMKTKEKLSTDIEANARVSRIGKRIADAVGDALPGAKWEFVVFDEPKTINAFALPGGKVGVYTGLINLASSDDEIAIVMGHEIAHVTARHGAERMSQGLVAGLIGAGVEVATEDKKHRDLIRVAYGLGAAGATLAFSRGNESEADFIGLRYAARAGYNPMAAVTFWRKMAAQKDGPQPPKWISTHPPHAERIADLQKWMPEVLPLYEKAKERY; the protein is encoded by the coding sequence ATGAAAACGATTTTCCTATGGGTGCCCGTCGCTGCGCTGCTGGTGCTGGCCGGCTGTTACACGGTGCCGGAGACCGGTCGTCGCTCGATGATCATCATCCCGCCCAACGAGGAACTGCAGATGGGGGCGGCGGCGTTTACCGAAATGAAAACCAAGGAGAAGCTCTCCACTGACATCGAGGCCAACGCCCGCGTGTCCCGCATCGGCAAGCGCATCGCGGATGCCGTGGGCGATGCCTTGCCCGGGGCCAAGTGGGAGTTCGTGGTGTTCGACGAGCCCAAGACCATCAATGCCTTTGCCCTGCCCGGCGGGAAGGTGGGCGTCTATACCGGACTGATCAACCTCGCCAGTTCCGACGACGAGATCGCCATCGTCATGGGCCACGAGATCGCGCACGTCACGGCCCGACACGGGGCGGAGCGCATGTCGCAAGGGCTGGTCGCGGGCCTGATCGGCGCGGGCGTGGAAGTGGCCACAGAGGACAAGAAGCATCGCGACCTGATCCGTGTGGCCTACGGCCTCGGCGCCGCGGGTGCGACGCTGGCTTTCTCGCGCGGCAACGAAAGCGAAGCGGATTTCATCGGCCTGCGCTATGCGGCACGGGCCGGCTACAATCCGATGGCGGCAGTCACGTTTTGGCGGAAGATGGCGGCGCAGAAAGACGGGCCCCAGCCCCCGAAATGGATTTCAACGCATCCGCCCCACGCCGAACGCATCGCCGACCTGCAGAAGTGGATGCCGGAAGTGTTGCCGCTCTACGAGAAAGCAAAAGAACGCTACTGA
- a CDS encoding M20/M25/M40 family metallo-hydrolase, with amino-acid sequence MFDPVEKLKEYVRHASVSADPQFKAGMVGAQQFVSGLLKEMGFAVEVVPTALHPVIVAKRGDNPAWPHVIIYGHYDVQPPDPLDKWHTPPFEPTIKGERMFGRGTADNKGPLMVHFAAVARLLEKNPNLPLRITFVVEGEEEIGSQNFKTFLLANKEKLRGDFVYLSDTGIPNADQMVVTVGLRGMMAFEVELTGPKGDLHSGMHGGVLMNPLQALAELCASLHTPDGRVNIPGFYDSVIEPHAWEREQLATLGLKESDYAAFLGINEFHTPPGYTPFEAIRFLPTLEFNGFSGGYQGEGTKTVIPSKARVKITCRLVPNQTPTNMKQVVFDAIRARCPKGVTMTITEQHHATPYVAIPPDRSNTPKDQSPVLARGFRALEKAVVETWGKPPLFLREGGSVGLIADLKEVLGIDAVMPGLFLPEDNLHAPNESFHLGVMKKGIEMSERMLEELAKG; translated from the coding sequence ATGTTTGACCCCGTTGAAAAACTGAAGGAATACGTGCGGCATGCCAGCGTTTCGGCGGACCCGCAGTTCAAAGCCGGCATGGTCGGCGCACAGCAGTTCGTGTCGGGCCTGCTCAAGGAGATGGGCTTCGCCGTCGAGGTGGTGCCGACCGCGCTGCATCCGGTGATCGTCGCCAAGCGCGGCGACAACCCGGCCTGGCCGCATGTCATCATCTACGGCCACTACGACGTGCAGCCGCCCGACCCGCTCGACAAGTGGCACACGCCGCCGTTCGAGCCGACGATCAAGGGGGAGCGCATGTTCGGTCGCGGCACCGCCGACAACAAGGGGCCGCTCATGGTGCATTTTGCCGCCGTCGCTCGCCTGTTGGAGAAGAACCCGAATCTGCCGCTGCGGATCACGTTCGTGGTCGAGGGCGAGGAGGAGATCGGCAGTCAGAACTTCAAGACCTTCCTGCTCGCGAACAAGGAGAAGCTGCGCGGGGATTTCGTCTATTTGTCCGACACCGGCATCCCGAATGCCGACCAGATGGTGGTCACGGTCGGCCTGCGCGGCATGATGGCCTTTGAAGTGGAGCTGACCGGGCCCAAGGGCGATCTGCATTCCGGCATGCACGGCGGCGTGCTCATGAACCCGTTGCAGGCGCTGGCCGAGCTGTGTGCGTCACTGCACACGCCGGACGGCCGCGTGAACATTCCCGGTTTCTACGACAGCGTGATCGAGCCGCACGCCTGGGAGCGCGAACAGCTCGCCACGCTCGGCCTGAAGGAGTCGGATTACGCGGCGTTTCTTGGGATCAATGAATTCCACACGCCGCCGGGCTACACTCCCTTCGAGGCGATCCGTTTCCTGCCCACGCTCGAGTTCAACGGTTTTAGCGGTGGTTATCAGGGGGAGGGGACCAAAACCGTCATCCCGAGCAAGGCGCGGGTGAAAATCACCTGCCGCCTCGTGCCGAACCAGACGCCCACCAACATGAAGCAGGTCGTTTTCGATGCGATCCGCGCGCGTTGCCCGAAAGGGGTGACCATGACGATCACCGAGCAGCACCACGCCACGCCCTATGTGGCGATCCCGCCCGACCGCTCCAACACGCCGAAAGACCAGTCGCCCGTGCTGGCACGCGGTTTCCGTGCGCTGGAGAAGGCGGTGGTCGAGACCTGGGGCAAGCCGCCACTGTTTCTGCGCGAGGGCGGTAGCGTCGGCCTGATCGCTGACCTGAAGGAAGTGCTCGGCATCGACGCCGTCATGCCCGGACTGTTCCTCCCGGAGGACAATCTGCATGCGCCCAATGAGAGTTTTCACCTCGGCGTTATGAAGAAGGGCATCGAGATGTCCGAGCGCATGCTGGAGGAGCTGGCGAAAGGATGA
- a CDS encoding OmpA family protein: MKHVSKLLGLSLVAAALLLSACAKKPMRAPVDTTATGPGSTVNPDEIAMPGETINLENRDLGAAPDAANKSVVEPIYFALDRFAVAPAERPKLQNVLKWLQDNPGKNLVLVGHCDWRGTAEYNLGLGENRSNSVKRYLVSLGADAARLETLSKGSTEAKQGGSESEWAKDRRVDFIELVKQ, from the coding sequence ATGAAGCACGTTTCCAAACTCCTCGGCCTCTCCCTTGTCGCCGCCGCCCTGCTGCTCAGTGCGTGCGCCAAAAAGCCCATGCGCGCCCCGGTTGACACGACCGCGACCGGCCCGGGTTCTACGGTGAATCCAGACGAGATCGCGATGCCCGGTGAGACCATCAACCTCGAGAACCGAGACCTTGGTGCTGCTCCCGATGCCGCCAACAAGAGCGTGGTCGAGCCCATCTACTTCGCCCTTGATCGTTTTGCCGTCGCCCCCGCCGAGCGACCGAAGCTGCAGAACGTGCTGAAGTGGCTGCAGGACAATCCCGGCAAAAATCTCGTGCTTGTCGGCCACTGCGACTGGCGCGGCACCGCCGAATACAACCTCGGCCTCGGTGAGAACCGCTCCAACTCCGTGAAGCGCTACCTCGTCTCCCTTGGCGCCGACGCCGCCCGCCTTGAGACGCTCTCCAAGGGCTCCACCGAAGCCAAGCAGGGCGGCAGCGAAAGCGAGTGGGCCAAGGATCGCCGGGTGGACTTCATCGAGCTGGTGAAGCAGTAA
- a CDS encoding response regulator — protein sequence MSTNLPAAKRIVIVEDHTAIREMLAEILRVDPAYKIVGESGEGHQACQLCLDLKPDLIVLDARLPGLSGVDILRRISKPLKSTRVLVFSAYETPALVREMLEAGAHGFVEKTAGLGEFKKGLETISKGGTYFGPGVAALLRTVVANKNSATGVETLTDREREILKLVAESNSTKQIAQKLEISVKTVDNHRTNLMKKLDLHDVASLTRYSLEIGLIDHRK from the coding sequence GTGTCCACCAATCTGCCAGCCGCCAAACGCATTGTAATCGTCGAGGATCACACCGCCATTCGCGAGATGTTGGCGGAAATTCTGCGGGTCGATCCTGCCTACAAGATCGTGGGAGAGAGCGGCGAAGGCCATCAGGCCTGCCAGCTCTGCCTCGACCTTAAACCCGACTTGATCGTGCTCGATGCCCGCCTCCCCGGCCTGAGTGGCGTGGACATCCTCCGCCGCATCAGCAAGCCGCTCAAGTCCACCCGCGTGCTGGTGTTTTCCGCCTACGAAACCCCGGCGCTCGTCCGGGAAATGCTGGAGGCCGGCGCCCACGGTTTCGTCGAGAAGACCGCCGGTCTGGGGGAATTCAAGAAAGGCCTGGAGACCATCTCCAAGGGTGGCACCTACTTCGGTCCCGGCGTGGCCGCCCTCCTGCGCACGGTGGTGGCCAACAAAAACTCCGCCACCGGGGTCGAAACCCTGACCGACCGGGAGCGTGAAATCCTCAAGCTGGTGGCTGAAAGCAACAGCACCAAGCAGATCGCCCAAAAACTCGAGATCAGCGTCAAGACGGTGGATAATCATCGCACCAACCTGATGAAGAAGCTCGACCTGCACGACGTCGCCAGCCTGACCCGTTACTCGCTGGAGATCGGGCTGATCGATCACCGCAAATGA